DNA from Calypte anna isolate BGI_N300 chromosome 6, bCalAnn1_v1.p, whole genome shotgun sequence:
TGGTAGTGGCAGTGGCAGAGACTGCTACCTGCTGAGCCAGCTGGTTGGGGAGCATGGCCATGTCACTGGGATAGATATGACCGAGAGCCAGGtatgggatggagctggggcttCCCTTGTTCTCCCAGCATTCCCTCCACCAttgttcctttcctctcccaggTCAAGGTGGCAAAGAAGCACATTGCCTACCACATGGACAAGTTTGGCTACCAAAGGCCAAATGTGGAGTTCCTTCAGGCATACATGGAGAACCTGGGTGACGCTGGACTGGCTGATGAGAGCTATGATATTGTGATGTAGGTACCGTACAGGGCTTTGCCACCcttggtcctgctgctgcccagggccATGGGGTGGGATCCAGGTCCAGATCCCACTAGGTCACTTGCTTCAGGAGTATGCATTAGAACTAAAGGGAATATCCCAAGGCAGAATCTGGGATAGAGCCTAGGATTACAGAAATGTAttcagtatttaatattttcatgtcaAATTGGGATCTCCAAATCCTGCACGAAGCAATAGCATGTTCCCCGGCCGGTGGATGTGCAGCAGTTGCTGGTGCTGAGTATGCAAGAGGGCGCCAATGAGCCTTGGTCTCCTCCACAGTTCTAACTGCGTGATCAACCTTGTCCCCGACAAgaaggcagtgctgcaggaggctTACCGTGTGCTGAAGGTCATGGCAGGGCCAGTGCCCATGGCGGGAGCTAAGTGGGGTTGGGGTGACACTGGGATGAAGCAAAAATGGGATCCAGAaaggtggggatgggggaagggaCAAGAGGAAGGAACCTCTGCATAGGGTCCCAAGCGGGGTAGCATTGGGGGTGCCCAGTTCTCTCTGTCCTTTTTATCCCATTGCTTCCTGGGGTTTCCCTTCACTCCTTGCTGCCTTCCAGCCCGGGGGAGAGATGTACTTCAGTGACATCTATGCCAGCCAGCGCCTGAGTGAGGCCATTCAGAAACACAGAGTGCTGTGGGGTGGGTAGGACTCTGGGATGGGGGTGGCCTGGGATGAAGGGTTGGGAATTTTGCCTCCATCACCCTTGTCTCCGGTCTTGTGCCAGGGGAGTGCCTGGCAGGAGCCCTGGACTGGAGAGACCTGTACAGCATTGCCAAGGAAGTGGGGTTCAGCCCCCCATGCCTGGTCACTGCCAGCCCCATCACTATCGGCAACAAGGAGCTGGAAGAAATCATTGGTGAGGGGCTGACCAGGGAGCATTGGCTCCAGGTGGCCATGGGGCGCTGCTCTGGgatcctgagctctgccagtTTCCCGCCCAGGTGCCTGGTGCCCAACTCAGCAGCTTCTTCCTTGCAGGCGACTGTCGCTTTGCCTCTGCAACTTTCCGCATGTTCAAggtgccagggagcagctggtCTGGGCCAGGACAGGTCATCTACAATGGTGGGATCGTGGGGCATGAGCAAGAACTGGTGTTTGATGCCAACTTCACCTTCAAGGTGCGGGGTGAGGCTTCTCTTGTTGGGGGGAATGGTGCTGGGGCCAAGGTGATGAAGCAGTGCTGCTCAGAATTGTCATATGTGGATTTGGAGGTAAGCTTTTGTAGAGAGGTTGTATAAACCAGAGGAAGTGCAGAAAGTGACCAGAAAGTGAGCCAGACCCATGCATTGCATTAGGGTGGAAGTGGGAGCCTGAGCTCCATGGTGGCTTCACAAGGGAGTCTGGAGCCAGCTGCTTGGTGGTTGTTGATCTTTCTCAAGGTTTTAGGCCATGGTTTTGCCCCCTTGCCCATCATCTGACTGGGTGGCAAGGGTAGGGTACCCTTGGGCTGATAATCCCTGCAACTATCTCTCTGTCTCcaggaaggagaggtggtggatgTGGATGCTGAGATGGCTGCTATCTTGCAGACCTCCAGGTTTTCGAAGGAGTTCCTGATCCGAACCAGTGGGCCCAATGCTGCTGCACATCAGGGCTGCTGTCACAAGGGGGTGAAGGTTGGtagcaggcagctctgcaacTGGTTTGGGGAGAAGGATGTGGGTGTCTTGTACCGTCAGAGTTGCCCTGGGGTATCAGAGGGGATATGACAGAACACCAAAAGACCTGAATCTTTCTGGGCCAGGCAGGAGCCTTTGTGGCACCAAGGGTGGTGCCTAGTGCCTGAGTTAGGACAACAGCAGCCAGCACATGTTGGAGCCCTCCAAAGGGGGAGTTTACTCTAACCACTAGGCATGAGAGTCCCTTGCCCCCACAGCATGTGCATGGTGGATGCTGAGGCTAATGGCTGGACCTGCTTGATGTCTCCCAGGAGGGGACATTCCTCCTCCAGGATGTGGCTGGGGAGAGCCTGCCCCGGGAAGGTGATGGTCCATCCTTGCAGCTCCTTCCTGCCCATCATTCTTCTAGCACCTCCCAGCTGCTAATGTGAGCTTGGCCCTGGCTGCCAGCCCTGACCCTGCAGCACAAACCACTTCTATCTGCTGGAAGcctctctccttcttccctcaGTGGTCCTTCCAGCCTGCAGATAGGCCGGGAGAGGCTAGGAAGAAGAGGTCATCAGTACATGAGTGAGATAACACCCTGCAGCTGCATGTCCCTGAAACACAACCTTGTActtggggagggggagctgTTTTTGGGTCCTCGTCCAAGAAGGAGACATTTCTCAGATTTCTCAGAGCTAAGTCCCAGAGAAGCTCTTGGTGTCCTCCTCACAGAGAACAGGAGCTGGAGTGCTCTGGGGGCTGCTCCCACATTAGAGTGGGAGAGAAATGCCACTTTCCCTATGTGTCTCTTGCTTCCTATTGGCCTAATTCTGCCCTGGGTTGTTCTCTGCCATGCAGGAGAAGATCTGTGATcccttccagctgctggagcagctggcaGCCCCAGATTCTACCTGCCATGCCCGTGGCACCTGTGGtcccctggggtgctgctgaGAGTAAGCGAGGCCCTCATGCCAAGGGATGGCAGTGGGGCAGGAGGATGTGTCCCCAACAGCGTGCAGCTTCcactggagagaaaataaatggcCAAGCTCAAAGGCTATGTGTTTGTGGTCAGGACCTGAGGGCCTGTGAGGTGCTGTTGTACTTCTTGGGGCTAGTGGGACAAGTTGTGCCCAGTTGTGTTGAGAGCAGGCAGCCATCCTCTGGGTCCCCTCACAACGGGGCTGGCAGTGGCCAGCTGGCTTGGACATGCAGGTGGGGAGGGTCTCTGTGGGAAAGGGGCTGTGGTTCCCCACACGTGGGATGGCAGGTCTGGTGTGGgtttggcagcagctgctggtgttgAGCCCCTGAGGCCAGAGGAGGTGTTTGCAGGAGGCAGCTTGGCCAAGCAGGGTGCAAAAGGAGACCCCAGTGCCACGCAGGGCCTGACCCTGCAACATGCACCCCCGTGCAAGTGTCTGGCTCCATCTTGAGGCCTTTGGGAGCCCCCAGCTGACACACAAATGCTTCTGGGAAGCCAGCATCACAGCAGTAAGTAGGCaagttgcttttttccttctttggatCTCTCCATGCTAACTCTGGATATGCCAGGACCTGTGAACACCCACCAGACAAAGCCCCTGCAAGCTCCTGGTGGTGGGGTGAGCAGCTCAAAGGCAGCTGCAAAGGAGAGTCTTCTTGGGGTGGTGGGAGAGAAGAACCAGGCACCCTTCTGGGGTGTACACTCCAAGCCTGCTTTTCCATGAAGTCCTCAATGCATTGAATGGAGTGCAGAGCTGTCCCTGTTAATTGCATTCAGGTTGGGGAATGTCCCAAGCACAGCTCCCCATACCATACCCTATCTTGCAGACCCACAGCCCATTCCAGGAGATGTGAATTTCTCTCACATTACgtttttgttttcccccagaCTCCATCTAGTGGGAAAGAGTTCAAGAGGAGATAtgcctgctgggttttttttgttttttttttttttcttacaaatgaGTGGGCTGTCCATCTTGCTGCAACCTGAACCAATGCAGAAAGGCACCTGTTGGTGAAGGTCTGCTGTGGCCACCTCCAGATATGCAAAGAGTTAATTGCTGGCCTGAAATGTGTGAAAGGACCTGACTGATGGGATCTTGGAAGTatctactaaaaataaaaccaagagaTGATGTTTAATCTTCCCCTCTTGCTCCGCTGCCACTCTCTTCCCTGCATAGTCTTCTCCTGCGGTTGGTTACAAAGACTTTCTCAAAGTCCCTACACAGCCTGTCCTGGGGGGTTTGCAGCAATTAGCTTCTGTTATCAAAGAGAGCCTTCCCAGTGTGAGCGGAAGAGCAGATGGGGTGGGGGGTCCTACATCCAAGccctttcattaaaaaagtaTGAATCTGTGCCATGGCTTTTAGCTTGCCTGGTGAGAGAGGCTCCCACAGCATGGTGGGAAAAAGCCATAGCTAAATGCCACAGTATTTGCATagcaacattttttcccccattttttcagcattttgagGGGATGAAGCAGCTGAgaggtcttttttttgttctgaacaCTGATTTTGATCATGAGAGTAGGGAACCTCAGAAAGATGTGAATGTGGGGGTGACTTCTCTGCATGGCTTTGCTTGTGCAGGCACAGCTTTAGGGTTTTCAGCCCCCAAGCTATGAAAAGAGGTGGTCCTGCAGCCCTGTCCCACCTGAGGATATCCAAACCAACCTGTCCAGCCTCCTGATCTGGGTGTTTTGGTAATTGTAGAGATGGGTCAAATTCCCTTTTCCTCGTGTGAAGCTCTGCAGCATGGGTGTCCTCCCTCTGCAGGCAGGGGGGTGCTGTGAGGGCTGCAGAAGCTGTAAGGTATGGTGCTCTGTCTCGCCCCAGGATGAAGGGGAAGTGATCTTCGAGTCCCTGTGGCTAGGAGGGAACTCCCGTGGTTTGGGATATCTGTCTCCTCCTTGGGGGAGCAGACCTGAAAAATgccctggggctgagcagaaTGAGGTTTGGGCCCAGGAAGGTTTTGTGGCTAGAGCCCTCGAGCACTGCTGCCACATTGGGTTGTCCTGTCTGCTCTGTTGGCTTCCAAGCATTTCAGTGGAAGGGAGGCTGGTTTACCTCTTTAAAAGGGTGGCCCTGAACCTAAGAAGGGGTCTCAGCCTTACTGATGCTCCCATGGTTGTGCATGTCTTCTTGTCCATCTCTGGTTGTCCAGGATGCTGAACTGTGTCGTGCATGGTATGTTGCTGATTGCTGCTGGAGGtggggtggtggcagctgggCCATGGGGCACTCATTGCCCCAgctgggacagcagcacagctcgGGATGGTAGGACATAAACCCACACTGAAATTTCAGGTCTTCTGAACTCATCAGCACATTGTGCATCCATtgatgagcagagcagagctcatggggaggctctgagcatccccagtGGGAGCTGCAAAGCCCTGGCCCCGCTCATGCCAAGGCTCAGAGAGGAGTCTGCCTAATTTAAAGAGGCTGGAGGAGCCCCAGGTGGCTAAGGAAGAGGCGAAGAAGAGATGAGCGCGGGTCAGCCGTATTTAATAGttaatgtttaatatttaatattttgagtTTAATCTCGCTCGCAGAAAGGCCAAAGCCGAGGAATCGCCGCATGGTGGGGCGGAGTGCTCGACGGCGGCTCGGGAGAGACCAGGGGCGGGTACTACTGGGATGGTGCCGGGAGAGCCGCTGTCCTCCGTCGCCAGCAGCCGCGGTGCTGAGGTCTCGACTCCGAGCACGGAGCAGCCCCGAGGAGCCCTTTGTGCCTCTGCCGAGTGcagggggcaggcagggcaggcaggagggcgGGGGGATGCTCCGAGCCGGGCCAAGCCGGGCTGAGTAGCGCGAGACCGCCAGGGGGCGCTGCACGACAGCCGACAGGTGCGGCGGGGGGAGGCGGGGCAGCGCACCGGAGCCGTTTCAGAGGCGGGAAGCGCGGCGGGCCCGTGGGCAGCGGCAGCCGGGCCGGGCAGGGATGGCCGGGGCACTGTCCTGTCCCGTCccgtcccatcccatcccgtccCCGGGCGCAAGGGT
Protein-coding regions in this window:
- the AS3MT gene encoding arsenite methyltransferase isoform X1 — translated: MADPCGKQIHREVQDYYGRELQKSKDLKTNACVTSSRPLPKAVNDALECVHEEVVARYYGCGLSIPECLVSCRILDLGSGSGRDCYLLSQLVGEHGHVTGIDMTESQVKVAKKHIAYHMDKFGYQRPNVEFLQAYMENLGDAGLADESYDIVISNCVINLVPDKKAVLQEAYRVLKPGGEMYFSDIYASQRLSEAIQKHRVLWGECLAGALDWRDLYSIAKEVGFSPPCLVTASPITIGNKELEEIIGDCRFASATFRMFKVPGSSWSGPGQVIYNGGIVGHEQELVFDANFTFKEGEVVDVDAEMAAILQTSRFSKEFLIRTSGPNAAAHQGCCHKGVKEKICDPFQLLEQLAAPDSTCHARGTCGPLGCC
- the AS3MT gene encoding arsenite methyltransferase isoform X2, which gives rise to MADPCGKQIHREVQDYYGRELQKSKDLKTNACVTSSRPLPKAVNDALECVHEEVVARYYGCGLSIPECLVSCRILDLGSGSGRDCYLLSQLVGEHGHVTGIDMTESQVKVAKKHIAYHMDKFGYQRPNVEFLQAYMENLGDAGLADESYDIVISNCVINLVPDKKAVLQEAYRVLKPGGEMYFSDIYASQRLSEAIQKHRVLWGECLAGALDWRDLYSIAKEVGFSPPCLVTASPITIGNKELEEIIGDCRFASATFRMFKVPGSSWSGPGQVIYNGGIVGHEQELVFDANFTFKTSRFSKEFLIRTSGPNAAAHQGCCHKGVKEKICDPFQLLEQLAAPDSTCHARGTCGPLGCC